The sequence TCAGTTGTCCCACAAAGCGTAGCCTGTATTTGATATCGGGGAAGAAAGTCAAGAAAGAGTCGGCTGGCCCCACCGTACGTGTCCTTGATGGAAACCACTCGTTTGCCGGGAGCCAACAAAGCAAATAATGTGTTACTAATGGCACCCATACCGGTTGCAAAAGACGTAGCTGCTTCGGCTTTTTCCAGAATTCGGATTTTTTCTTCGAGTACATGTACGGTAGGGTTCGTATTTCGGCTATAGATATAGCCATCGGCCTTACCGGTTGCTACCTTATGCCACTCGTCCAGGTCATCATACGCAAAAGCAACACTATTGATAATTGGCGTTGTAACGGCTCCATTGGTAAACGGATCGGTCTCACCGGCCCATACTGATGCTGTACTTTTTTTGTACTTCGAAAAATCCATCCTAAGCGCTAGTTTTCAGGTTGTTATTAAGGAGAGTTGCAGAATACCATCTGAAAATATTTCGCAATTCTCCTTAATAATACGTAAAAAAGCCCGCCGGACATAGCCTGTCAACGGGTCGATAAGGGATTACCCGATCATTTTAGATGCTCAGCCAGACAACGGTCAACGTTATGTAAGCCAGTTCGCAGTTCATGGGCAGTGGGATAGCCAAACCCGATGCGCATGTAGATCATATCCTGTTCGAACCAATGGCCTGGTCCTACAAGGGTTTGATAATGAGTATACAGCGACTGGTAAAAGTCGTTCGTATTGATTGAGTAGCCTGCTTTTAAACGCGGAAAGCAAACGACACCGGCTGTTGGCTCTACCCACTCAAGATAAGGTGTTTCGGAGAAGAATTGGCGTGTAATGTTAAAATTGGTACGGATGCGCTGATGCGTTTCTCTGAGCCGATTGGCCTGATTTTGTAAAATATTCAGCGCAATTTGTTCATCTACAACCGAATTAGTGATCAAGATCTGCTCTTTTGCTGCCAGAAACTGGTGCATTAATGCAGCATCGCGGCAAATGATCCAGCCAATGCGAATGCCCGGCACGCCAAACGCCTTCGAGAGTGAACTGACCGAAATGACGTTTCTGCTTTTTTCGGCCAGATAGGGGAGAAGCGGGGTCTGGAAATTCAGATAGCGGTAAGTTTCGTCAACAAGAAGATAACAGTTATGCGCTTCTGCCAGGTTAATCAGTTCATTCAGAATATTTTCTGGAACAACGGTACCCGTTGGGTTATGCGGATTGGTAATACTGATGAGTCGGGTATTAGGCTGAATAGCGCGTCGGATATGATCCACATTCAGGGCAAAGCGCTCGTCAAACGTCAGTTCGACAATACTCATCGCGCAGTTGATAGCCCTGGGTGTTTCGAGATTGGTTCCGTAATTGGGACGAACGACTATTAAATGGTCTTTTTCGCTGAGTAGCGTGGTGGCAATAATAAACAAAGCCGTAGCGGCACCGCTGCAAACCAGCACATCGTCTGATTGAAGAAGTGGGCTCTCGCTGGCAATACAATCGAGTAGTTCAGGATGCCCCCGGTGATGGCCATAACACAACAGCAAATCATCCAGCCGGAGGTTCAGATCACTTAGTTGAATATCCCGAACAGAGCTTTCGGCCAGGTTGTAGTGGATGGCTGAATAGCCTATTTCTTCCGGCGATTCGATTTCAATTGGCATCCTTGTGTACTTCATTCGGGTAGCGGTGTTAGTGAAAATAAAGTCACGATTCGGTGCTGGCTACGTGTGAGAAGTGTCTTTGATTTTGCCCAGTTATCAGTCAAATTTTCAGTCACTTATTGGATAGCTCGCGCATAGTGATCAGGTGTTTGGCCAGCAGCGGATTATCGGCCATCAACGATTTGATATGATTGAGCGTTTTTTCGGGAAGTTGTTGAGGTGTCCGACTAATAATATCGACCCCTTCCGACGTAAAAAGAGTTCTTGAAAACCAGATAACTGCCCATTGCCCATTGGGATCCTGCAGAACAATCTGCCACTTGCTGCGTAGTAAACCTAAAACCCCTTTGCCACGCCATGTATAGGTTGACGAATCGTTTTTTGACTGATAATCGAAGCCTGTGAGTGTTTTGGTTTCTCCCTTTTTCTGGTACTTGACTTCATCCAGCAAAACAGTCGTTTCGGCTTTTATGTCGCTGACTGAATACGTGAAGGTAGGGTTGGTTTTGTCGCCTTTCAGCCACATTGGGAAGTTTGTACTGCAAATAAACCAGGTTCCAAGTAGTGTCTGGACGATAGGTGTTAAATAAAAAGGAGAAAGCATTGGCGATAATTTAGTAGAGAATGGTCTGTTTTAAGAAACTGTTCAGAGACGAGGTAGGTTTTCGAGTAAAGCAAAAGCCCTGTGTTCTTGCCTGATTCCAACTACCCTTGATCAGCTAAACGAATGATTGTTGCCCAGGAAAAAGATGTAGCGATCCCTACCTATTCACTACAGCAAAGTAGCAGTTTTGGCAATACAGTATTTGAGATCGTAGAATCCAACAACGAAATTCGTCGGCACCGGTCAAATTTTCTGGTGCCGCATCGTAAGGGCTATTATTTTTTGTGTCTGGTCCGGAAGGGCACGAGCCGCCACTGGGTTGATTTTGTGCCGTATACGCTCCAGTCCAATACAATCTATTTTTCGGTTCCACAACAAGTACAGGTTAAGGAAAAAGTCGAACCGATGGATGGAATAATTCTTTCGTTCACGGAGGAATACATTCAGATGGAAGAAAATCGGTCGCTCCGACAGCTCCCGATTATTCAGAATCCCGACAATGCACACGAAATGAAACTGACGCCGGAGAACCTGCAATTTCTGGACGATTTATTCGGTAAAATGCTGGTAGAGTTCAATACCGAGCGGAATTGGCGAAATAACATGCTGCACTCGTATGTCAATGTGCTGTTGATTTACCTGAGTCGTTTATATACGGAGCAGTTTCAGGCCGATCATAGCTCACCTGATCGTAGTTTATTGAAGCGATTCTGGTCCAGTATCGACAGCCATTTCGATACACTTCATCAAGTTGCCGACTATGCGAATCTGCTAAACTTAACACCCGGCCACCTCAACGATCGAATAAAACAACAAAGCGGAAAAACGGCTATTGAGCATATTCACGAAAGACTGGTGCTGGAAGCTAAACGCCGGTTGTTACATACCGACCTGTCGGCCAAAGAAATCGCCTGGCAACTGGGTTTCGAAGATGGAGCCTACTTCCACCGGTTCTTCAAACGCCTGACGGGCGAGACTCCGACTACCTTCCGGACAACGATCCGCGAAATGTACCATTGAAACCGTCATCCGGTCAATAACCGCGCCTGATCGAGCCTGTAGTTTTGTGACCTCAACAAGCACGAAATAGTATGAGCTTAGAATCTGAGCAAAACAAGGCCATTGTTACCCGTTTCAACAAGGAAGCGATTGAAGAAGGTCGCCTTGCCGTATTCGAGGAACTAATCGACACTACGTTTATCAATCACACTGCTCCCGCTGGGATGCCGTCGGGAAAAGATGGTGTCATTCGATTCATTATCGACGTATTGCGCCCGGCGTTCCCGGATTTGCGCGTCGAAATTTACGACCAGGTTGCCGAAGAGGATAAAGTCGTTACCCGGAAAGCGTTTCATGGCACCCATCTCGGCATGTTTATGGGCATTCCGGCTACAGGTAAAGCCATTGTTTTCCCAGTGATTGACATTATCCGATTGCAACAAGGGAAATACATCGAGCACTGGAGTATCCGAGATACCCACGCTGTTCTTCAACAACTCTCGCAACCTTAAACCAACTTTCATGAAAACTGTATTGATTACCGGTGCCAATAAAGGCATCGGGCTGGAAGCTGCAGCCGAATTAGTCCGTTTAGGGTATTTTGTTTATCTGGGCTGCCGAAATCTGACACTGGGCCAGGAAGCCATAAAAGAACTCCAGAAACGGGGTTTAACCAATCTGGCACTTATTGAGCTGGATGTGACCAAACCCGAATCCATCAAAAAAGCGGCTGAACAGGTTGCCGAAAAAAGCTCATCGCTGGATGGATTGATCAACAATGCCGGTATTTCAGGAGCGTTTCCGCAGGCTGCGTCGACAACACCCATTGAGATCATTCGGACTGTTTTTGACACAAATGTCTTTGGCGTAATTCAGGTAACGCAGGCGTTTCTACCCTTGCTCCGACAATCGGATGCGCCCCGAATCGTGAACGTAAGCAGTGATCTGGGGTCATTGGGCAACCATTCGAATCCGGATTATGAATTTTATGGCTTGAGTCCAGCTGCTTATACACCGTCAAAATCAGCCCTTAACGCGTATACCGTCATGCTGGCGAAGGAGTTGAGAGACACACCGTTTAAGGTCAATAGTGTCAATCCGGGCTATACAGCTACGGATTTCAATCACCATACTGGCTATAAACCAGTCGATCAGGCAGGTCGTTTTGTAGCCAGTTTTGCAGCACTGGATGCCGACGGACCCACCGGGCGATTTTTTAGCGAAACCGGAGAAACACCCTGGTAAACTTATTTCATAAACGATTTTAATCCAATGAAAACGTATCTTATCTTGATTCGTGAACCAGACGGTCGGTCAACAATTCCCTCGGCAGAGGAAACGCGTCAGCACCAGCTTGACTGGAAAGCCTGGATCGGCAATTTATTGGAAAAAGACCACTGGAAAGGCGGAGCATCATTAACGCTGTCAGGCAAAGTGATGCGCCCAACTCATATAGGGCCTCAGGTTTCTGAAGGACTATATCAGGTAAACGGACAGGAAATCGTCGGTGGTTATTTACTTCTAAAAGCTACTGATTTTGACGAAGTGATTGGCTTGATAAAAACCTGCCCCGTTTTTGATGCGGATGGATTTGTTGAAATCCGGGAGACGATGTGAAGTTAAAGTAAATAATGAGTTTGTCGGTTCTTAAAATCAGGTTTGTAAAAAATGAGAAACTATTTCCCTCACCTGAATCAGGAGAGGGAAACGGGTAAGAAATTAATCATAAGGCATATTTACAACTTTAATTTTATTCTCATTTTACCTAAAACGGCTGTAATACCTATAGTCAGGAAAGCAAACAAAAGTGATTTTAGTAGCCCAACTAGGCCGGTTTTTAATGATTCAGGTAGCGAAATGTCGGCCAGACTGACGAAACTATAAAACAGATAAGGGATCAGGTAGCAGGTTAGCGTGCTGGTTCCGGCGGGTTTTATCACATCAAACCATTGTGCTTTTCCATTCAGATCAACCAGCCAATAGGTTATCGCGTAGACTATAAATGCGATACCGCAGCAAAGAAAAATCCAGGTAGGAGTAGCATGTATTTTTGAGATGATAAAGAAATTTCGGGCCAAGAAGCCTGCTCCGAGGAATAAGATACCAATTCCGGTATAAAGTATAGGTAACTGCTGTGTTTTATCTGTTTGCTGTGAACGTATCAAAAGAAGTGTGGCCAGAATACCGGCAAAGGCAAATGAATTGAATGCGCCATTGTCCGGAATCCAGGTGCGCGGACCATCAGGCCACACCGTGTGCAGCCATCCCGCATGGCCCGCTATGCTTAAAAGGGTGAAGAAAAACCAGGAAACAATCAGTAAAGGCGGCTGTTTGTAAAGAAATAAATAAAGGATCGAGCAGGTTAAATAGGTCCAGCCGATAAGGCCCAAAATGCCCCACCATTGTGGTACCATCCGGGCCAGATTCGTATCGGGGCCGCCTTTGAAAATAACGGCCAGGACTATCAACAGACAAACGCCCAGCAATTGCAGGCCGATGAAAACGATTTTCTGGATACCTTCCCGATTCGGATATTGATTCCAGATGAGAAAAAATCCGGTAACCATCAGAATCTGAAACCAATCCGAGCTCATGCCGGTCGCATTGGCATTCAGATCAGGCACATTGACCGTAAAGACACCCATCACCAGCAAGGCAAACGACCGAATGATAATGTGCTGAATGATTGCCGCACGCGAGTCCCCTTTGCTGAGACGCTGGCGGATGGAAAAAGGAATCGCCATGCCCAGAATGAACAGAAAGCAGGGAAAAACAGTGTCAGCAAAACCCAGAAAGTCCTGATCCGCATGAGCGTGTTCAAGCCAGACTGGTATGCCCGATAATGTTCCCAGATCATTTACAAAAATCATCGTCAACATGGTTAACGCCCGAAAAACATCAATGGAAAACACTCGTTTTAGCAGTAGATCTACTGTCGTGGATTGAGGTTGAGCAGATACCATGTTGTGGAAGTTATTGAGCCTCGTTTAGTCTTTTTATCTCATTGTACAGCGCTTTGAAGCAATTTGCCTGCGTATTGTTGCCTGCATCCGTATTCACTTTTACACCGTAAAATTCATCCAGAAACGGACCAGCACCCGACCAGACCGTTTGCATCATGCCCTGAAACCGTTCCTTCATTAAGGGTGTGACCGACTTTCGGAATTTGACCATATCCTGCGTCTGCGTGACGGCAAAATCTGGCTTTCGCCAGGGGCAGGTAATCACGCTGAGTCCTTTCGTGGCGAAGTAAACAGCCGTTAGGTCAGGGCGTTCATAGTGCCAGTCGCAGATCATCACGTCTTTTGGGATCAAATCGATTGCTCGGTACGTATTGTTAAAACTACCTTCCCACATGCCGATGCCGGTAGTTTTTCCGTCGATCAATCGGTCGCCCCAAATCCAGAGTTTACGGTTCGTTTTTGCCAGATGATTCCTGATTTCCGTAACCTCGCCAGCGAATAATTCGGCTTTGTCACGACCCGAACAGCGCGGACATTTATCGTCGCCTATAAAAAACACCTCGTCCATACCCGCATGAAACGCATCGGCCTCGAATACGTCACAGATTTCGTCAACCAGCTCAAAAACAACCTTATGAACGCCCGGATGCAAGGGACAGTAACTCTTGCAATAGAGCCCATCAGCATTTGGCCAGACGTATTTGTCAGGCATTTTGACGTGGGGTGTTTCGTCAAATTCAGGGTATACGCGAAGCAGGTTATGCGTTGTGCTGGCCCAGGACTGGTGGCCAAGTAAATTAATCTGGGGAATCAGACGGATATGGTTTTTCTGACAAACCTTCACCAGTTTTTTTACCTCTCGCTTCGACAAGGCAATACTGTCTCGAAGCTCGGGGTGGCTATCAAATTGATAATTAAAATCAACTCTCAAAATCAATGTATTGACTTGCCGGGGAGCCAATTCTTCGTCGATAAACTTGATGAATGTATCCAGTTGTTTAGGCTGTGGAGCCGCAATGCAAAATCCACGGACGGGTAAAAGACTATCTAGTTTCGATTGGGCGAAAGCGATTTGGGTAACGAAAATATAGGCAATAGCGATAATTACGAAAAGCTTGGTCATTTGCGATGAATGTGAGCGTTTATCAACGTCAGGAACAGTATCGAAAGACCAAACCCGTTCTATTCTATTCAACTGAGTACCTAGTTTTTTACCGCGCTACCTCAATTTTATACTTTTTGCCCTTCATTTTCTCCTGACTAATCAATGCTAATAACGCCTGAACTTTCTCCTGTTTAACGGCGGCAAATGAAATAAAATCTTTGACTTCAATGAGTCCTAAATCGCCTTTGTCCAGATGCCCTTTTTGGGAGAAAAAACCCACGATATCAATTTTGTTGAGTTTGTTTTTCTTGCCGCCACTGATATAAAGCGTTGCAAAGTCGGGTGGCCTGGGAAGAGTTGGTTCTCCAGGTTGTTTTTCGGTTGATAATCTAAACTCGTCAAGCGATGCATCCAGGTATGTTGGGCGAGGTTCATCGCGAAACAAAATCACATAGGCTGTTCCTGATGCGTGCATACGTGCCGTTCGCCCGTTACGATGCGTAAACTCGTGTTCCTGCAAGGGTAAGTGATAATGGATCACATACTTCATTTCCGGAATGTCGAGCCCACGAGCCGCTAAATCAGTCGTTACCAGATACCTGGTGCTTCCGTTTCTGAATTGAATCAATGCCCGTTCGCGGTCGATCTGCTCCATACCGCCATGATATACGAGCGAATGAATACCCCGCTCGGCCAGTAATTCGCTGGTGCGTTCGGCGGCATCCCGATGGTTACAGAAAATCAATGCCGCTTCTGAATTGAGGGAACAAAGCAGCTCAAATAAGGTGTCCAGTTTATCTTTCGATTCTGAATAGACAACTTGTATGGTTAAGCCTGATGACTCGTCGTTCTCAGCCGTGAATGTCAGTTTGGTTGGTGACTTGAGCCGGATAAAATCAGGTATAGTGATGCCCGACGTTGCCGAAACCAGCACGCGTTTCCGGAGGTTGCGTAACCCACCGATTATAAAGTCCATTTCGTCATGAAACCCGAGCGCCAACGACTTGTCGAACTCGTCGAGAACAAGTGTATGAATGCCTTCCAGCGAAAACGACCGGCGGGTAATGTGGTCCGCGATTCGGCCCGGCGTGCCAATCAGAAGGGCTGGCGGATTGCTCAGGTTCCTGATTTCAGTTTCTACAGGGTGACCACCGTAACAAACATTTACTTTATAACCCGTTGCCATTTTTTTCCAGACCTGCTCAATCTGCAAGGCCAACTCGCGGGAAGGAGCCAGAATGAGGCATTGTACAGTTTTCTGCTCAGGCCTGAGTAGCTGAAGAATAGGTAACAGAAAGCCGACGGTTTTTCCTGAACCGGTGGGGGCGATTAAAAACGTATCGTTATCTTGCCGGATCGCTTTTTGGGCGGCTTCCTGCATGGGGTTTAAAGCCGAAATACCCAGGTTTGTCAGGATCTGTGCTTGTTGCTGAGGGGTTATCATACTGTAAAAGTAGCCCAAAATGCGGGGGCTACTAAAGATTAGCCCTACCTTCGTAGTCTATTTGACCAGTATGACTATGAATTTCGACGAACTGAATCTGAATAAACCCCTCCTGAATGCATTAAGCGATCTCGGGTATACAACACCTACAACGATCCAGGAAAAGGTATTTTCGGTCGTTATGTCGGGTCAGGATGTGTGCGCAATTGCCCAGACGGGAACGGGAAAAACATTTGCTTATCTGTTGCCCTGTCTTCGGCAATTTCAATTTTCGAAGGAAAAACTCCCCCAGTTATTGATTATCGTTCCAACGCGCGAACTGGTCGTTCAGGTTGTTGAAGCGGTAGAAAAACTGACAACATACATGAATCTGGTCGTGGTTGGTGTATACGGTGGCGTCAATATGAAGACCCAACTCGCGGAGGTTCGACAGGGGATCGATGTGTTAGTAGCCACGCCCGGACGCCTGGCCGACTTACTATTGAATGGGGCCGTAAAAACGAAAGCTATCAAGAAACTCGTGATCGACGAGTTCGACGAAATGCTGAATCTTGGATTTCGTACCCAGCTAAAAATTATTCTGGACTTGTTGCCCCATAAGCGGCAGAACCTGTTGTTCTCGGCTACCCTTACCGACGATGTAGACCAACTGGTCAATGCCTACTTTAATAAGCCTGTTCGGGTAGAAGCGGCTCCGGTTGGCACTCCGCTGGAAAATATTGAACAGACGGGCTACGAAGTGCCGAATTTTTATACGAAGGTTAATCTGTTGCGATTGCTGGTAGAGCAGGATTCGACCATGAATAAAGTCCTGGTTTTTACGGCGACCAAACAACTGGCCGATCAATTGTATGAGCAGTTAGAATCCGATTATTCGGAACGACTGGGGGTTATTCACTCCAATAAATCGCAGAATGCCCGTTTCAATGCCGTCGAGCAATTTAAGTCAGGTACGTATCGCCTTCTGATTGCCACGGATATCATTGCGCGCGGCATCGATGTAGCCAACGTATCGCATGTCATCAACTTCGACACGCCGGACGTGCCAGAGAGCTACATTCACCGCATTGGACGAACCGGACGTGCCGACAAAAAAGGTATCGCCATTACGTTCATTACCGAAGCCGAAAAAGAGAAACTTGCGGCTATTGAAGCGCTCATGAATTACCAGGTTCCGCGGTTGCCGCTGCCCGAAAAACTCACAATTTCGGACGAACTGACGGACGATGAGAAGCCTAAAGTGTACATGAAAACGATTGAGGTTAAGGAACCCAAACGTGAAGATGTGGGACCAGCTTTTCATGAGAAAATTGCGAAAAACAAGAAGGTAAATGTTCGGCGCGATCATGCCGCCGAAAAGATGTTAAAGTACGGAAGACCCATCAAGCGGAGTGGCAAGAAAAATAAATAGCCCGTCAGCAGGTGAAGGGTGCTTACTCAACTTTATTCAGACTATACCGATCTCCTTTCCGTTTCACCGTTAATTGAAAGACTGTCAGTTGATCGGGATGTTTGATCTGAAGCCGGTAGTTTCCAACCGGTAGCTGGTTGATATCAAAATAGCGCGTGTATTCGAGGGATTTGTTGTGTTCTCGGTAATATTCCATCTGTTGCGCATCATCGGTTAGGGTAATATAGATTGGGATATGTTCGGGATTGGTGCAGTACAGCACCAGCTTGCCTAAGTCAGTTACGACCGAATTTGCCGAAAATGTAAGGTCTGCTTTCTGTAACGAGGAAGCTTCCAGAACAGTAGTAGGGGTCGAATGTCCGGCAGAGCGCGAAAACTGGGCGGAATTACTCGCGAGTAAGTCATGAGATTCAATCTGGTAATCAAGCAGATGACGGTTGGTAAGTCGATCTAATAGTTCATCGAACAGACGGACATTGCGCCGGGTTAATTTGACATATCGTCCGGGTAGTTTCTCCTCGTATATGACCTGGTGCGCTGTGTTAAAGAATTGAATATGGGTGGTCCGGGTTTTGTAATCGGTTCGAAGTTTCCAGTAAGCTCCTGAGGAGTCAATTGGGCTGGTGTCTGTTGTTGAGAAATTGGAGTTGGATTGCGCCAGAACCGGCATTGAACCAACCAGCATACTAACGGCAAGTAGCAGCCAGTATCGGCAATTTGCATGCGAAGAAACCATCATAGTTGCTGTTTACTGTTCTTAGAATAAAACACAGATTCTGTATTTCATAATGCTTTGTTTACCTCTGGAAAGGGTATCGACCGTATCGAGTAATGGAATTAATGCCACAAATTCGCCCGGGTCGTTTTATCGCATTAGTCTAAGGTTAAGATAGGTTCAGCAAACTGGCTGAGTTCATTTCATTTAGTAGTGCAAAGCGCTTGCCAAAGAAGAAAAATGGCTAAATCTGTTCAGAAAAGCCATTTTTTGCTGGTAAATATAAAGTTGCTGTCCGTTTGTGGACAATCCACGTACGCATCTGGACAGCAACAGTCAGTCAACAACGGACTACCTCAATGCTAATGCATCAGAAAAGGCATTGAGGTAAAATAAAGGCTGGAAACGGCTCACCAATCATTCATTCACCAAGTAAAATTCATATGCCTTTTTCGTCACTCGGCTTGTCGAAGCCACTCCTGAAAGCAGTAGCAACCCAGAATTACACCAAACCCTATCCGATTCAGCAGGATGCCATACCCGCTATTCTGCATGGGAAAGATATTCTAGGAATCGCTAAAACGGGTTCGGGTAAGACGGCAAGTTTCGTGCTGCCAATCCTGGAGCTGTTTCTACGCCGGCAACTGGCCAAAAATAACCTTGTTAAAGTTCTTGTTCTGGTGCCTACCCGCGAACTGGCTATTCAGGTCGCTGATGTATTCCAGGCATTTAGTGAGAAAATTCCCCGGCAGGTTAAAACGTTGGCCGTTTATGGGGGCGTATCCATTAATCCACAGATGATAGCGATACGGGATGCCGAAATCGTTGTGGCAACTCCCGGTCGGTTGCTGGATCTGATCGCATCAAATGCTGTCCAGTTGTCGGCAGTTGAGGTTCTTGTACTCGACGAAGCTGATAAAATGCTTGATCTAGGTTTCGCCGACGAAATGAACCAGGTATTTGAACTGTTGCCAACCCGGCGGCAAACGATACTTTTTTCGGCCACATTGGGCGATGCTATAGAAACGATCAATAAAAACGTGTTGCGAAATCCAGTTAAAATTGAGGTTGTAGAAGAAGCTGAAAATCTGGATTTGATTAAGCAAATCGCCTATCGTGTCGATCCCGAACGGAAAGGGCCGTTGTTGCGGTATTTGATTAAATCGGGAGCTATGAAGCAGGTGCTGGTCTTTGTTTCCTCTACCCGAACGGCAGACAACGTGGTTACCAAGCTAAACAAAAATGGCATTCAGGCGGCTGCTATCCATAGCGGAAAAACCCAGGGTGCCCGAACAGATGCCCTAACAAAATTCAAGGCGGGTCGCTTGACTGTACTAGTCGCTACCGACCTTATTTCCAGAGGTATTGATATACAGTTATTGCCCCATGTGATCAATTTTGAATTACCCCGATCGCCCAAAGATTACATTCACCGAATTGGCCGAACGGGTCGCGCTGAATCGGAAGGAGAAGCGATTTCGCTGATCTGCCCTGACGACGAACATCACTTTAAAATCATTCAGAAAAAGATGGGCAAACGGGTCGAGATTCTTGAAACCACAGAATTGGATTTGCTGGGATATTGACGATAATCTGCTGATTACAAGACTTTTGATTTTTGGGTAGTGCTCGCCAGTACTCTGCACCGAATATTGACTCATCGGTTCAAATGGCTAAAAATCAGGCTTCTTATTGACTCATACATTAAACCAACCCGCTCTACGTTATTCTAAGAGTAAACAAGTAAGGAGAATGGCGAGTTGATTGTCAGGACAGATCAATCTGCTAACATCTCACTAAAATTCACGGATATGAAAACGATTCATAATAAACTAACCTTGATTTTACTGGCCACTATTCTGGGCCATTCGATCCATGCACAGACCCGATTGGGTTGGGCTCCACAAACAACGGGTGCTGTAGTAGGCGCAGGAGTTGGAGCGGTGGCTGGTGCTGTTATCAACAAGCGTAACCCTGCTGTTGGTGGGGTAGTTGGTGGCGTAATTGGAGGAGCTACCGGATACGCGGTGGGTAAACAAAAGAAAAAACGCTGGAGTCCACAGGCAAAAGGTACAGCCATTGGTGCCGGTGTTGGTGGAGCCGCGGGAGCCATTATCAACAAGCGTAACCGGGTAGTTGGTGGCGTAATTGGTGGTGTTGTCGGTGGTGCTGCTGGTTATGGAGTTGGTAAAGTTATAGATAATAAGAACAAGAGAGAAGCTGCTGCCAGAGCCGCTGCCGAACGAGAGGCAATTGCCCGCGCCGAAGCCGAACGAGAAGCCGCTGCCCGTGTTTCTGATCCTGCCAGTACGGACTTGAAGCCTTACGTGGCAACAAATCGCACGAATGGCACCACTCAGGCGGCACCAGTTGTCCAGCCAACGGCACTATATAGCCCTAAGGGATCACCATCCTCCTATATTTTGAGACAGGGCTATCTGCCTAATGAATCCTTCGGTGACGAGTCGACGGCCTACGGCGATTCGGAATACAGACGAAAAAGCTGGTAGTCAGCTGTTCACATAAAAACACCATTCCTTTAACAGGACTTTCTCGCTGGTCGTGTCGTGCCCTAAATAAGGGCACGACACGACCAGGTGGGAACGTGCCATAAATTTTAACAGTCATGAAATCATTCCTTTTGATTATAATCGGTTCTCTATTTTTTACGGCCTGTACAAGTGATGCCGTAAATATTCAGGACCTTAATCGCCAATTTATCGATGCCTGGAACACGAAAAATGCGGACAAAATAGCTGGCTATCTGGCCGAAGATGTGGACTTCGTACAGGGTAATACGCATTTTAAGGGTAAATCGGAAGTCTCGAAAAAGTGGGTTCAGGAAACACTGCCAACGCTTTCTGATTTGAAAACAAATGTAGTAAGTTCGGGTAT comes from Spirosoma aureum and encodes:
- a CDS encoding YybH family protein, whose product is MKSFLLIIIGSLFFTACTSDAVNIQDLNRQFIDAWNTKNADKIAGYLAEDVDFVQGNTHFKGKSEVSKKWVQETLPTLSDLKTNVVSSGIDKKTAYEAGTFSVDVLPASPDLPHGIGEGNFILLWKKGDDGTWKLSYAQLEDMPVQAKN
- a CDS encoding YMGG-like glycine zipper-containing protein, with amino-acid sequence MKTIHNKLTLILLATILGHSIHAQTRLGWAPQTTGAVVGAGVGAVAGAVINKRNPAVGGVVGGVIGGATGYAVGKQKKKRWSPQAKGTAIGAGVGGAAGAIINKRNRVVGGVIGGVVGGAAGYGVGKVIDNKNKREAAARAAAEREAIARAEAEREAAARVSDPASTDLKPYVATNRTNGTTQAAPVVQPTALYSPKGSPSSYILRQGYLPNESFGDESTAYGDSEYRRKSW
- a CDS encoding DEAD/DEAH box helicase, with protein sequence MNFDELNLNKPLLNALSDLGYTTPTTIQEKVFSVVMSGQDVCAIAQTGTGKTFAYLLPCLRQFQFSKEKLPQLLIIVPTRELVVQVVEAVEKLTTYMNLVVVGVYGGVNMKTQLAEVRQGIDVLVATPGRLADLLLNGAVKTKAIKKLVIDEFDEMLNLGFRTQLKIILDLLPHKRQNLLFSATLTDDVDQLVNAYFNKPVRVEAAPVGTPLENIEQTGYEVPNFYTKVNLLRLLVEQDSTMNKVLVFTATKQLADQLYEQLESDYSERLGVIHSNKSQNARFNAVEQFKSGTYRLLIATDIIARGIDVANVSHVINFDTPDVPESYIHRIGRTGRADKKGIAITFITEAEKEKLAAIEALMNYQVPRLPLPEKLTISDELTDDEKPKVYMKTIEVKEPKREDVGPAFHEKIAKNKKVNVRRDHAAEKMLKYGRPIKRSGKKNK
- a CDS encoding family 20 glycosylhydrolase, translated to MTKLFVIIAIAYIFVTQIAFAQSKLDSLLPVRGFCIAAPQPKQLDTFIKFIDEELAPRQVNTLILRVDFNYQFDSHPELRDSIALSKREVKKLVKVCQKNHIRLIPQINLLGHQSWASTTHNLLRVYPEFDETPHVKMPDKYVWPNADGLYCKSYCPLHPGVHKVVFELVDEICDVFEADAFHAGMDEVFFIGDDKCPRCSGRDKAELFAGEVTEIRNHLAKTNRKLWIWGDRLIDGKTTGIGMWEGSFNNTYRAIDLIPKDVMICDWHYERPDLTAVYFATKGLSVITCPWRKPDFAVTQTQDMVKFRKSVTPLMKERFQGMMQTVWSGAGPFLDEFYGVKVNTDAGNNTQANCFKALYNEIKRLNEAQ
- a CDS encoding DEAD/DEAH box helicase; the encoded protein is MITPQQQAQILTNLGISALNPMQEAAQKAIRQDNDTFLIAPTGSGKTVGFLLPILQLLRPEQKTVQCLILAPSRELALQIEQVWKKMATGYKVNVCYGGHPVETEIRNLSNPPALLIGTPGRIADHITRRSFSLEGIHTLVLDEFDKSLALGFHDEMDFIIGGLRNLRKRVLVSATSGITIPDFIRLKSPTKLTFTAENDESSGLTIQVVYSESKDKLDTLFELLCSLNSEAALIFCNHRDAAERTSELLAERGIHSLVYHGGMEQIDRERALIQFRNGSTRYLVTTDLAARGLDIPEMKYVIHYHLPLQEHEFTHRNGRTARMHASGTAYVILFRDEPRPTYLDASLDEFRLSTEKQPGEPTLPRPPDFATLYISGGKKNKLNKIDIVGFFSQKGHLDKGDLGLIEVKDFISFAAVKQEKVQALLALISQEKMKGKKYKIEVAR
- a CDS encoding DEAD/DEAH box helicase, giving the protein MPFSSLGLSKPLLKAVATQNYTKPYPIQQDAIPAILHGKDILGIAKTGSGKTASFVLPILELFLRRQLAKNNLVKVLVLVPTRELAIQVADVFQAFSEKIPRQVKTLAVYGGVSINPQMIAIRDAEIVVATPGRLLDLIASNAVQLSAVEVLVLDEADKMLDLGFADEMNQVFELLPTRRQTILFSATLGDAIETINKNVLRNPVKIEVVEEAENLDLIKQIAYRVDPERKGPLLRYLIKSGAMKQVLVFVSSTRTADNVVTKLNKNGIQAAAIHSGKTQGARTDALTKFKAGRLTVLVATDLISRGIDIQLLPHVINFELPRSPKDYIHRIGRTGRAESEGEAISLICPDDEHHFKIIQKKMGKRVEILETTELDLLGY